The Lysinibacillus timonensis nucleotide sequence TCTTAAATTGAAAAAGGGATGTCTTTTAAATCTTAAGACAATCCCAGTTTTCATATTATTTTACTTGTAGCTCTAATTCCTTTTCAAGTGCTTTTTCAACAGTCACATAGTGATAGCCGAGGTCCTTTGCAATTACTTTATGTGTAACAAAACCTTTCGCGATATTGACTCCGTGTTTTAATCCTTCATTATCAAATATCGCTTTGCAAACACCTTTATTGGAAATTTGAAGAGCATAAGGTACATTTAAATGAAAATGCGTACATTGGCTAAATAACTTTACTAAATGATTAAAGTACAGTTTAAATTGAACTATTTGCAAGCTCTTGATCTAGTAATTTGTATAGTGCTTGTGTTCCTTTGTTTTCTTCACCTTGATTTGCAAGTTCATCATAGAGGGATTTAGCTAGTGCTAATCCAGGTGTTTTCATTCCCATTTCTTTTGCCGATTCAAGAGCAATGCCCATATCTTTGATAAAATGTTTAATATAGAAACCAGGTTCAAAGTCCCCTTTAATCATTCGAGGAGCCAGGTTACTAAGTGACCAACTTCCAGCAGCCCCTGTCTCAATGCTTTGTAGTACCGTTGTTGGATCAAGTCCTGATTTTTTTGCATAAATCATAGCTTCACAAACACCGATCATATTCGAAGCAATAGCAATTTGATTGCACATTTTTGTGTGCTGTCCAGAACCCGCTGGACCCTGTAAAACGATATTCTTGCCCATTAATTCTAAGACAGGTTTCACGGCTTCAAAATCACCGTGTTCTCCACCGATCATAATCGCTAATTGAGCGTTTCGTGCCCCAATATCCCCACCGGACACAGGTGCATCTAAAGCATGTATCTGTTTTTCTTTAGCAGCCTCATAAATCTTTTGAGCCAATAGTGGACTTGATGTGGTCATGTCAATTACATATGTTCCCGGCTTAGCATGTTTTAAAATACCTTGCTCTCCAAAATATATCTCTTCTACATCCCGTGGATATCCCACCATTGTAATAATAATGTTTGCTTCAGAAGCAATTTCAGCTACTGTTTCCTTCCAAATGGCTCCTTGTTCAATTAACTCTTTTGCTCGATCCGGAGTTCGATTATATACTAGCGTTTTATAACCACCCTTAATCAGGTGACCTGCCATACTTTTACCCATTACGCCTGTTCCAATAAATCCTATAGTTGACTGTTTTGTTTTACACATCTTGCTTCATCTCCTAAAATCATTTTGGGAAAATAAAAAAAGTATCTGATTTAAATGATCAAATACTTTTGCCCAGGCGTACGACTTTTATAGAACTATACGCTCCCTCGTGGTACTCCACGCTCCGCCAGTTACGTATAGATATTTCCACATTTAACCATATTATAAAAACATTTTTACAAAAAGTCCAGTGTTCTGTAAATTTAGCAAATTTTTATAATGAATCATTTTCCAAATTCATGCAGATCTTTAGTTTATATAGATATTTTCTCGAGATTTACTATACAATTAACTGATACATAAAGGCCCTTAACAAAAAGAATGAGTATAATTACTGCTGCAGAATGCTCCCGATTGTAAATTAGCTACTCCAAAAATAATTTACAAATTTCAGTAAGAACTAAAATCAACTAATTATTAAAATCCAAACAAAAACAGTGTCTTTTATGTTAAAATCTACATAAAATGCGTTTCAAGGTGATATGTGTGAAAATTATTATTAAATACTTCTATATTTTTCTTTTCGTCTTAGTGTTTTTACTTGCAACAGTTTTTGATTATTTCCAACATGCTAAATGGAATTTTCTTGAAAATTTATTCTATGCTTCCTGTATCGTAATTGCTTTGGCGTTGGTAAGATTACTACTAAGAAGTAAGGAGAAAGATGAGGAATAACACACAAAAATAGACGGTACGAATCGGCTTTTTACTACACAATTTTACCTTCTTTCATCGTTTTCTAATTCCTTTTCAATTTCTTCATCACTAATCGTTATGATTTCCTCTTTAACTCCATATTTCTTTATTATTATTTGGCCTACCTCTGACTTATTAATGGCATCCTTTACTGCAGTATAAATTACTACGTACAATATAATTAAACCAACAATCCATAAAGATAGAGCTTCCCAAGTCATGTTTTCCCCCCATTGAATGTTTTTTACTAAATTAACATCCCTGTTAGTTTCAGGAATTTTCTTCACGTACTTATCTAGATTCTAACATAAATATCCAACTTCTTATGAGCTATGGCCCTTAACATGAATAAAAGCGCAATTCTTGTAAAGAATTGCGCCTGCTATTTAGATACTGAACTTAAGCCTTCCGTTATTTTATTTCAAAGTTCTAGGGGGCTTACTCTCCCACCATACCGTCGCCATCACGATCGTCCATATAGGGGTATAACCAATGATCATTCGTTATTGGCATACTAAAACCTGCTGCTTTTGCTTCTTTAATCGTTACCTGACCATTACCGT carries:
- a CDS encoding NAD(P)-dependent oxidoreductase; translated protein: MCKTKQSTIGFIGTGVMGKSMAGHLIKGGYKTLVYNRTPDRAKELIEQGAIWKETVAEIASEANIIITMVGYPRDVEEIYFGEQGILKHAKPGTYVIDMTTSSPLLAQKIYEAAKEKQIHALDAPVSGGDIGARNAQLAIMIGGEHGDFEAVKPVLELMGKNIVLQGPAGSGQHTKMCNQIAIASNMIGVCEAMIYAKKSGLDPTTVLQSIETGAAGSWSLSNLAPRMIKGDFEPGFYIKHFIKDMGIALESAKEMGMKTPGLALAKSLYDELANQGEENKGTQALYKLLDQELANSSI